The Gammaproteobacteria bacterium genome has a segment encoding these proteins:
- the nuoE gene encoding NADH-quinone oxidoreductase subunit NuoE produces the protein MSGNPKKTRLSEHARQVIDHWVAKFPEGRQRSAVIEALRTVQHENDGFLTPELMDAVAEYLDLTPIQVYEVATFYSIFETNPVGRCHISVCTNISCHLRGSAEIVEHIENKLGIKTGESTPDRKFFLKQEEECLAACNNAPMMMIDHVYYENLTPEKVDEILEGLE, from the coding sequence ATGAGCGGCAACCCCAAAAAGACGCGGTTGTCGGAGCATGCCCGCCAGGTCATAGATCACTGGGTGGCGAAGTTCCCGGAGGGCCGCCAGCGCTCTGCCGTGATTGAGGCGTTGCGCACCGTGCAGCACGAGAATGACGGTTTTCTCACCCCCGAACTGATGGACGCGGTGGCCGAGTATCTCGACCTGACACCCATTCAGGTCTACGAGGTTGCGACCTTTTATTCGATTTTCGAGACCAACCCTGTCGGGCGTTGCCACATTTCTGTGTGCACCAATATCTCGTGTCATCTGCGCGGCTCTGCGGAAATCGTCGAGCACATCGAGAACAAGCTGGGTATCAAGACGGGTGAAAGCACGCCCGACAGGAAGTTCTTCCTGAAACAGGAAGAAGAATGTCTGGCTGCGTGCAACAACGCGCCAATGATGATGATCGACCATGTCTATTACGAGAATCTCACCCCGGAGAAGGTCGATGAGATCCTGGAGGGGCTGGAGTGA
- the nuoF gene encoding NADH-quinone oxidoreductase subunit NuoF has protein sequence MEKKNLVAFATLGLDQPWSIETYRSIGGYQSWERILRGELSPEEVIDIVKASGLRGRGGAGFPTGLKWSFMPRNAPVQKYIVCNSDESEPGTCHDRDILRYNPHALVEGMAIAGFAMGATVGYNYIRGEFYAEPVPHFEGALREAYAAGLLGKQLQGSGIDFDLHMFVGAGAYICGEETGLLESLEGKPGKPRFKPPFPAQYGLYGKPTTVNNTYTLSSVPSILRNGAEWFAGLGPDKSGGTAIYSVSGHVEKPGNYELPMGVPFRDLLEICGGVWHGRKLKAVIPGGSSVPVMPAENILDVNMDYEALREAGSALGTGAVVVMDETTCMVSMLERISRFYFAESCGQCTPCREGTGWLNRVIRRIMAGAGRPEDMDMLVDVANKIEGHTICALGDAAAWPVQSFMKHYRHEFQYMIENGGKSIVETNGKAAA, from the coding sequence CTGGAGAAAAAGAACCTGGTCGCATTCGCAACTTTGGGGCTGGATCAGCCGTGGAGCATCGAGACATATCGCAGTATTGGCGGCTACCAGTCTTGGGAACGCATACTGCGCGGCGAGCTTTCTCCGGAAGAAGTCATTGATATCGTCAAGGCCTCCGGTTTGCGTGGCCGCGGTGGTGCTGGCTTCCCGACCGGTCTCAAGTGGAGCTTCATGCCGCGCAACGCGCCGGTGCAGAAATACATAGTCTGCAATTCCGACGAAAGCGAGCCGGGCACCTGCCATGACCGCGATATCCTGCGTTACAACCCGCATGCCCTCGTAGAAGGTATGGCCATTGCCGGTTTCGCCATGGGCGCGACCGTCGGCTACAACTATATCCGCGGCGAGTTTTATGCCGAGCCGGTGCCGCATTTTGAAGGTGCGCTGCGCGAGGCCTACGCTGCCGGCCTGCTGGGCAAGCAACTGCAGGGATCGGGAATCGACTTTGACCTGCACATGTTTGTCGGCGCGGGCGCCTATATCTGTGGCGAGGAAACCGGTCTGCTTGAATCACTGGAAGGCAAGCCGGGCAAGCCACGTTTCAAGCCACCTTTTCCGGCGCAGTACGGGCTGTATGGCAAGCCGACCACCGTCAACAACACGTACACGCTGTCATCGGTGCCATCGATCCTGCGCAACGGTGCAGAGTGGTTTGCCGGGCTGGGCCCGGACAAGTCCGGCGGTACCGCGATTTACTCGGTGTCGGGGCATGTAGAAAAGCCCGGCAACTACGAATTGCCGATGGGCGTGCCGTTCCGGGACCTGCTGGAGATCTGCGGCGGCGTCTGGCACGGCAGAAAGCTCAAGGCAGTGATCCCGGGTGGTTCGTCGGTCCCGGTGATGCCGGCCGAGAACATATTGGACGTCAACATGGACTACGAGGCACTGCGCGAGGCCGGCTCTGCGCTGGGCACCGGTGCCGTAGTTGTCATGGACGAGACCACCTGCATGGTCAGCATGCTCGAGCGCATCTCGCGTTTTTACTTTGCCGAATCATGTGGACAGTGCACGCCATGCCGCGAAGGCACCGGCTGGCTGAACCGTGTAATACGCCGCATCATGGCCGGCGCCGGACGTCCGGAGGATATGGACATGCTGGTAGATGTAGCCAACAAGATTGAGGGCCATACCATCTGTGCGCTTGGCGATGCCGCGGCCTGGCCGGTACAGAGCTTCATGAAACACTACCGGCACGAGTTCCAGTACATGATTGAAAATGGCGGCAAGAGCATCGTCGAAACAAACGGCAAGGCAGCCGCATGA
- a CDS encoding NADH-quinone oxidoreductase subunit G, translating to MSDDQVKLEVNGVELTASKGAMIIEVTDDAGIYIPRFCYHNKLSIAANCRMCLVEVEKAPKPLPACATPVAEGMKVHTKSPAAIAAQRATMEFLLINHPLDCPICDQGGECELQDLAMGFGRDISRYQERKRVVPDKDIGPLVSTDMTRCIHCTRCVRFTEEVAGLQELGTLGRGENMEIGTYIERSVDHELSGNVIDLCPVGALNSRPFRFRARSWEMIQQATVSPHDSVGSNLYAHVLQGRLMRIVPRPNESLNETWISDRDRFSYAGIYSDDRLQTPVFRVDGEFRPVSWSAALDRVAERLRPTEGELGVLAAPGATLEEHYLLQKLARDLESNNVDHRLRASDLSDQSNDPQFPTLGVTLAALEQADAIAIIGSNIRHEAPILAHRVRKAALAGAQVSIVNPPDYEYLFPVHAYAAAPLTALHTQLAALLGAVEQASGRSSGLSVERGSADGPIRAIAESLVKGDKSHLVLGALSCRHPGFAQLRALAGAIAELSGATVGCLPDGANAAGAYLAGMVPHRGPGGAAAQAPGKTARQMLSEPCASYVLFGFEPQHDTAEGQAAIEALREASFVVMFSPWLDPTAVEYADVILPIGTFAETAGSFVNLQGDLQTFSGVARPVGEARPGWKVLRVLGNQLGLSGYEYRDAGEVLAAARADIGPIRADSSTSGVPMFNGAQYSEDQMPADVPLYAADSLVRRSRPLQRTRSGREGGSA from the coding sequence ATGAGTGACGACCAGGTAAAACTGGAGGTCAACGGCGTCGAGCTGACGGCCAGCAAGGGTGCCATGATCATCGAGGTGACAGATGATGCCGGCATTTACATCCCGCGTTTTTGCTATCACAACAAGCTGTCGATAGCAGCCAACTGCCGGATGTGCCTGGTCGAGGTTGAAAAGGCACCCAAGCCACTGCCGGCGTGCGCCACACCAGTCGCCGAAGGCATGAAGGTGCACACCAAGTCACCCGCAGCGATCGCCGCGCAGCGGGCGACAATGGAATTCCTGCTGATAAATCACCCGCTGGACTGCCCGATCTGCGACCAGGGTGGTGAATGCGAGCTGCAGGACCTGGCAATGGGCTTCGGCCGCGATATTTCCCGCTACCAGGAACGCAAACGGGTTGTACCTGACAAGGACATCGGCCCGCTGGTTTCGACCGACATGACACGGTGTATTCACTGCACACGCTGCGTGCGGTTTACCGAAGAAGTTGCCGGGTTGCAGGAACTCGGTACGCTCGGTCGCGGCGAGAACATGGAAATCGGCACCTATATCGAGCGCAGCGTAGATCATGAGCTGTCCGGCAACGTGATTGACCTGTGCCCGGTGGGCGCTCTCAATTCGCGTCCGTTTCGGTTCCGCGCCCGCTCGTGGGAAATGATCCAGCAGGCAACCGTTTCACCGCACGACAGCGTTGGCAGCAACCTCTACGCGCATGTGCTGCAGGGCCGGCTGATGCGCATCGTGCCGCGGCCAAATGAATCGCTGAACGAGACCTGGATTTCGGACCGCGATCGCTTCAGCTATGCGGGCATCTATAGTGACGATCGCCTGCAGACACCAGTGTTTCGCGTCGACGGCGAGTTTCGGCCCGTAAGCTGGTCGGCTGCACTGGATCGTGTGGCAGAACGCCTGCGCCCGACCGAGGGCGAACTGGGCGTACTGGCAGCGCCTGGAGCGACGCTGGAGGAGCATTACCTGCTGCAGAAACTGGCGCGGGACCTCGAAAGTAACAACGTCGATCACCGTCTGCGAGCGTCCGATTTGAGCGACCAGTCAAACGATCCGCAATTCCCGACGCTGGGGGTTACGCTTGCCGCACTGGAGCAGGCCGATGCAATAGCGATCATCGGCAGTAACATCCGGCACGAGGCACCAATACTGGCGCACCGCGTCCGCAAAGCGGCGCTGGCCGGTGCTCAGGTCAGCATTGTTAACCCGCCAGACTACGAGTACCTGTTTCCGGTGCATGCTTATGCAGCCGCGCCACTAACGGCACTTCACACGCAGCTGGCCGCATTGCTCGGCGCGGTTGAGCAGGCAAGCGGGCGCAGTTCCGGCTTGTCGGTCGAGCGGGGCAGTGCCGACGGGCCGATCCGTGCCATCGCGGAATCTCTGGTTAAAGGAGACAAGTCGCACCTGGTTCTCGGCGCATTGTCTTGTCGCCACCCCGGTTTTGCACAGTTGCGTGCGCTGGCCGGTGCAATTGCTGAACTGTCCGGTGCGACCGTCGGCTGCCTGCCGGACGGCGCCAATGCCGCGGGAGCATATCTTGCCGGGATGGTGCCGCATCGTGGCCCGGGCGGAGCTGCTGCGCAGGCGCCAGGCAAGACCGCGCGCCAGATGCTGTCAGAGCCTTGTGCGTCCTATGTTCTGTTCGGCTTCGAGCCCCAGCATGACACGGCAGAAGGGCAGGCCGCGATCGAGGCGTTACGCGAGGCATCGTTTGTAGTGATGTTTTCGCCATGGCTTGACCCGACGGCGGTCGAATATGCTGATGTGATCCTGCCCATCGGCACCTTTGCCGAGACGGCCGGCAGTTTTGTGAACCTGCAGGGCGACCTGCAGACTTTCTCTGGTGTTGCACGGCCGGTTGGTGAGGCGCGCCCGGGCTGGAAAGTGCTGCGGGTTCTCGGCAACCAGCTGGGATTGTCGGGTTACGAGTACCGCGACGCCGGTGAAGTGCTGGCGGCTGCCCGGGCTGATATCGGGCCGATTCGCGCCGACAGCAGTACCAGTGGCGTGCCGATGTTCAACGGTGCGCAGTACAGTGAAGACCAGATGCCCGCAGACGTGCCGCTTTATGCAGCAGACTCGCTGGTGCGTCGTTCACGACCGCTGCAGCGTACCCGCTCAGGCAGGGAAGGCGGCAGCGCATGA
- the nuoH gene encoding NADH-quinone oxidoreductase subunit NuoH, with the protein MSWLESLLGFLPEPLLATTLITIKIVIVLVPLILCVAYLTLAERRIIGFMQSRIGPNRVGPYGLLQPFADVLKLLFKEIVVPRNSNRFLFVIAPLLALIPAFATWAVVPLSPEFVLSDIDAGLLFVLALTSFGVYGVILAGWATNSKYAFLGAMRSAAQIVAYEIAMGFALVGVLMAGGSLNLGKIVEAQAGGGLLTWFWIPLFPLFIVYFIAGVAETNRAPFDVAEGESEIVAGFHVEYSGMGFALFFLAEYANIILISVLVATMFLGGWLSPFESWPLVGNTILGAPGFFWLAVKTSFFLFCFLWFRATFPRYRYDQIMRLGWKVFIPVTIVWLTVLGVLVAFDVPPWFN; encoded by the coding sequence ATGAGCTGGCTGGAATCACTGCTGGGCTTTCTGCCCGAGCCGCTGCTGGCAACGACGTTGATCACAATAAAAATTGTGATCGTGCTGGTGCCTTTGATTCTGTGCGTGGCTTACCTGACTCTGGCCGAGCGCCGCATTATCGGTTTCATGCAGTCACGCATTGGTCCAAACAGGGTCGGGCCATACGGATTACTGCAGCCATTTGCCGATGTGCTCAAGCTGCTGTTCAAGGAAATTGTCGTCCCGCGCAATTCCAATCGCTTCCTGTTTGTCATTGCGCCGCTGCTTGCCTTGATTCCGGCTTTTGCGACATGGGCGGTCGTGCCGTTGTCGCCCGAATTCGTGCTGTCTGATATCGATGCCGGCCTGCTTTTTGTGCTGGCACTTACATCTTTTGGCGTTTACGGCGTGATCCTGGCTGGATGGGCGACCAATTCCAAGTACGCTTTCCTTGGCGCCATGCGTTCGGCTGCCCAGATTGTCGCCTATGAGATCGCCATGGGTTTTGCCCTGGTGGGCGTACTGATGGCCGGCGGCAGCCTGAATCTCGGCAAAATCGTCGAGGCGCAGGCCGGTGGTGGCCTGCTGACATGGTTCTGGATTCCGCTGTTCCCGCTATTCATTGTCTATTTCATTGCCGGCGTCGCCGAAACCAACCGCGCACCGTTCGATGTCGCCGAAGGTGAGTCGGAAATCGTTGCCGGTTTTCATGTCGAGTACTCCGGCATGGGGTTTGCGCTGTTCTTCCTGGCCGAGTACGCCAATATCATTCTAATCAGCGTGCTGGTCGCGACGATGTTTCTCGGCGGCTGGCTGTCGCCGTTCGAGAGCTGGCCGCTGGTTGGCAACACAATCCTCGGTGCGCCCGGCTTTTTCTGGCTGGCCGTAAAAACATCGTTCTTCCTGTTCTGCTTCCTGTGGTTTCGGGCGACATTTCCGCGCTATCGCTATGACCAGATCATGCGGCTGGGCTGGAAAGTGTTTATCCCCGTAACCATCGTGTGGCTTACGGTATTGGGTGTGCTGGTCGCGTTCGACGTGCCGCCGTGGTTCAACTGA
- the nuoI gene encoding NADH-quinone oxidoreductase subunit NuoI, which produces MSTLKNWSKTLLLTELRGGLAVTLRNMLRPKVTIQYPEEKTPQSPRFRGLHAQRRYPNGEERCIACKLCEAVCPALAITIESDVRDDGTRRTTRYDIDLFKCIYCGFCEEACPVDAIVETRIHEYHMENRGDNIMTKDKLLAVGEKYEAMIAADKAADADYR; this is translated from the coding sequence ATGAGTACATTAAAGAACTGGTCAAAAACCCTGCTGTTAACCGAGCTGCGTGGTGGCCTGGCCGTCACGCTGCGCAACATGCTGCGGCCAAAAGTGACTATCCAGTACCCGGAAGAGAAGACACCGCAGTCACCCAGGTTTCGTGGCCTGCACGCACAGCGCCGCTATCCCAATGGCGAAGAGCGCTGTATTGCGTGCAAGCTCTGCGAGGCCGTCTGCCCGGCGCTTGCCATTACTATCGAATCAGACGTCCGCGATGATGGGACGCGTCGCACCACCCGCTATGACATTGACCTGTTCAAGTGCATTTACTGCGGTTTCTGCGAGGAGGCCTGCCCGGTAGATGCCATCGTCGAAACACGCATCCACGAGTACCACATGGAAAATCGGGGCGACAACATCATGACAAAGGACAAGTTGCTTGCGGTCGGCGAGAAATACGAAGCGATGATAGCGGCTGACAAAGCAGCGGACGCGGACTACCGCTAA
- a CDS encoding NADH-quinone oxidoreductase subunit J, with product MIETGVFYLFATILVAAAIGVISFRNPVYAALCLVLAFVTSSVLWILIEAEFLGIVLVLVYVGAVMVLFLFVVMMLDINTEQMREGFTRYAPLGGLVAFIVVAEIGYVLLARTGPAPEKVALPGSGYSNTEELGKVLYTDHVYAFELAAMILLVAIVAAIALTMRKRAGVKAQNISEQVATSAKDRIRMVSMPAEKR from the coding sequence ATGATCGAAACCGGAGTTTTTTACCTGTTTGCAACAATCCTGGTCGCCGCGGCCATCGGGGTGATCAGTTTTCGTAACCCGGTGTATGCGGCTCTGTGCCTGGTTCTGGCCTTTGTCACCAGCTCCGTGTTGTGGATCCTGATCGAAGCGGAGTTTCTCGGCATCGTGCTGGTGCTCGTCTATGTCGGTGCCGTGATGGTGCTGTTTCTGTTTGTGGTGATGATGCTGGACATCAACACCGAGCAGATGCGCGAGGGTTTCACTCGTTATGCGCCGCTCGGCGGACTGGTGGCTTTCATCGTAGTGGCAGAAATCGGGTATGTCTTGTTGGCGCGGACGGGTCCGGCGCCGGAAAAGGTAGCGCTGCCGGGCTCCGGCTACAGCAATACCGAAGAGCTCGGCAAGGTCCTCTATACCGATCATGTCTATGCCTTCGAGCTGGCGGCAATGATCCTGCTGGTTGCCATCGTGGCGGCTATCGCCCTGACCATGCGCAAGCGGGCAGGGGTGAAAGCGCAGAATATCAGCGAGCAGGTGGCCACCAGCGCGAAAGACCGCATCCGGATGGTGTCCATGCCGGCGGAGAAGCGCTGA
- the nuoK gene encoding NADH-quinone oxidoreductase subunit NuoK yields the protein MIGLNHYLMLSAILFSLAVAGFFLNRKNVIILLMCIELMLLAVNFNFVAYARFLNNIDGQVFVFFILTVAAAEAAIGLAILVVLFRNRRSIDVDDLNLMKG from the coding sequence ATGATCGGCCTGAATCATTACCTGATGCTGTCGGCGATCCTGTTCAGCCTGGCAGTAGCCGGCTTTTTCCTCAACCGGAAGAACGTCATCATCCTGCTGATGTGCATCGAGCTGATGCTGCTTGCCGTCAACTTCAATTTTGTCGCTTATGCCCGTTTTCTCAACAACATTGATGGGCAGGTCTTCGTGTTCTTTATTCTGACTGTGGCCGCTGCCGAGGCGGCCATAGGTCTGGCGATCCTGGTGGTGCTGTTCCGTAACCGGCGCAGTATCGATGTAGACGATCTCAACCTGATGAAGGGCTGA